The proteins below come from a single Acanthopagrus latus isolate v.2019 chromosome 4, fAcaLat1.1, whole genome shotgun sequence genomic window:
- the mafa gene encoding transcription factor Maf, with the protein MASELAMSNSDLPTSPLAMEYVNDFDLMKFEVKKEPVEPDRNISQCSRLIAGGSLSSTPMSTPCSSVPPSPSFSAPSPGSGSEQKTHIEDFYWMSGYQQQLNPEALGFSPEDAVEALINSSHQLQSFDGYARGQQFAGAAGAGGTMAGEEMGSAAAVVSAVIAAAAAQNGGQHHHHHHHHHSSGHHQAPGGQSNGTSGTIHPHMRLDDRFSDEQLVTMSVRELNRQLRGVSKEEVIRLKQKRRTLKNRGYAQSCRYKRVQQRHVLEGEKTQLIQQVDHLKQEISRLVRERDAYKEKYEKLISNGFRENGSSSDNNPSSPEFFM; encoded by the coding sequence ATGGCATCAGAGCTGGCAATGAGCAACTCCGACCTGCCCACCAGTCCCCTGGCCATGGAATATGTTAATGACTTCGATCTGATGAAGTTTGAAGTGAAAAAGGAGCCGGTGGAGCCCGATCGCAACATCAGCCAGTGCAGTCGCCTTATCGCCGGGGGATCCTTGTCTTCCACCCCGATGAGCACGCCGTGCAGCTCGGTGCCCCCTTCCCCAAGCTTCTCGGCACCCAGTCCGGGCTCGGGGAGCGAGCAGAAGACACACATAGAGGATTTCTACTGGATGTCCGGTTATCAACAGCAGTTGAATCCAGAGGCGCTGGGCTTCAGCCCCGAAGACGCAGTCGAGGCGCTGATCAACAGCAGCCACCAGCTCCAGTCCTTCGATGGCTACGCCAGGGGCCAGCAGTTTGCTGGCGCAGCCGGAGCAGGAGGCACCATGGCCGGGGAAGAGATGGGGTCCGCGGCGGCCGTGGTATCGGCAGTCATCGCTGCGGCAGCCGCTCAGAACGGAgggcagcaccaccaccaccaccatcaccaccacagcAGCGGCCACCACCAGGCGCCCGGCGGCCAGTCCAACGGCACTTCTGGGACAATTCACCCACACATGCGCTTGGATGATCGGTTTTCGGACGAGCAGCTGGTCACCATGTCAGTGCGGGAGCTCAACCGGCAGCTACGGGGGGTCAGCAAGGAAGAAGTGATCCGAttgaaacagaagaggaggaccCTAAAGAACAGAGGCTACGCGCAGTCCTGCCGGTACAAGCGGGTCCAGCAGCGGCACGtcctggagggagagaagacgCAACTCATACAGCAGGTCGACCATCTAAAGCAGGAGATCTCCAGGCTGGTCCGGGAGAGGGACGCGTACAAAGAAAAGTATGAGAAGCTCATCAGCAACGGCTTCAGAGAAAATGGATCCAGCAGCGACAACAACCCCTCATCCCCGGAGTTTTTCATGTGA